The sequence below is a genomic window from Aspergillus nidulans FGSC A4 chromosome V.
CAAGATATCGACCCATGCAGACCCGCGCGCCAGCTCCAAACACAAAGTCGCAGGTATCATGCATCCGTTTATGACGCTCTTGATACTCCTCATCACTCTCACCATCTCGTTTCAGCCACCGATCCGGCCGGAAGGAATCTGAGTCTTCTCCAAAAATTGCATAGTCCCTGTTCGTGACAGCTGGGTTGATGCCCACCTTAGTTCCAGCGGGGATATACCGTCCGTCAGGCAATGTATACCCGCCCTCCGGCGCGACACGCTCGAAGTTCATCGCAATTCCGGGATTGATCCGCATGCTCTCTCGAATAACGGCGTCGAGATAGGGTAGCTCGCGGATATCCTTCCACTGAGCGGGCATGGTTAGATTCGCAGTGGTCAGCTCTGCAACAAGCTTCTTGTATGCGTCCGCGTTTTTGGCGAGGTAGTATACGGTTGCGCGCATTGTGGCAGACGAAGTGTCGCCTCCAGCGAGGATGCTTAGCATCAACCAGTTGACGATCTGGACATCGTTGACCACGTCCGGATGTGtcttcttgagctggacgTACTTGTCTAGAGTGTGGTCGACGTTGCCAGGCTTAACCTTGTTCGAGTTAAGTTGGGCTTGGTACTCGGCAACTACCTTGAAGGCGTAGAGCACACCGGTCAATGTTGGCTTTGGTCCAATTCGGACGATGGGGTTTTTGTCGAGCAGGTGATCAATCCAGGGAATCTGCGAGACAGGGGCAAAATATATGAGACCCTTGGTGGAGTCGGTGATCAGGTTATCGACGTCTTTCTCCTGGTCGATGAAGCCGTAGTGCCGTCCGAAACTGAAGTTCGCTGTTACATCCCAAGCAACTGTGCCCACGTCAAACGTTGGTCAATATAAGATGTA
It includes:
- a CDS encoding protein CYP531D2 (transcript_id=CADANIAT00003401), giving the protein MTGVLLAGANASLWMQIPVVFAVLLLSKLIWDAFFSSLRVFDGPLPAKFTDIWRAWQAFDGHIDRTYTKLHRKYGSVMRIGPNALSISDPSMIRVIYSTRNPWKKSEAYRPNDVVLNGQRVSNLFNTQDEKWHNQNILPIRHLWQMTKVLEYEPLIDKTLNKFVDKLAARFGGGEVCPADEWIGYFAWDVTANFSFGRHYGFIDQEKDVDNLITDSTKGLIYFAPVSQIPWIDHLLDKNPIVRIGPKPTLTGVLYAFKVVAEYQAQLNSNKVKPGNVDHTLDKYVQLKKTHPDVVNDVQIVNWLMLSILAGGDTSSATMRATVYYLAKNADAYKKLVAELTTANLTMPAQWKDIRELPYLDAVIRESMRINPGIAMNFERVAPEGGYTLPDGRYIPAGTKVGINPAVTNRDYAIFGEDSDSFRPDRWLKRDGESDEEYQERHKRMHDTCDFVFGAGARVCMGRYLAMLEIKKLIATLYSTFDLHLVDPKHEWTYRNAWFVYQQNMPMIITRRKLSA